From the Streptomyces syringium genome, one window contains:
- a CDS encoding helix-turn-helix transcriptional regulator: MTAKQSTTDVLSAALHVREAARRAVCGTGGADTVLTALSAVIDHDHASLSRWDPLRRRHLTLAGSYPAGATRYIENSLHDDPGFSLIRYSADTTRWWRDVPGPVRRTSTGLQAVLDPLGVEDGVAQCLFAADGRYVGMLNVSTTRKRCDRPAVRAVMTLLGECLAAVTDPLLGPRSSGGPGGPGDAVAGSCAVLVPRDADTAPVVLSGEPLPGLTDAGSPLAALVRRTAARRGAPATVLVPYRQWTLELHLTRQDAGTVAVCRTVARPSALSPRELEVLAELTQGRTNREIADRLFIGPRTVATHIEHILTKLDVPNRAAAAGRAVAWGLEPAS; encoded by the coding sequence GGCACCGGGGGCGCGGACACCGTCCTCACCGCACTGTCCGCAGTGATCGACCACGACCACGCGTCGCTGTCCCGGTGGGATCCGCTGCGCCGCCGTCACCTCACCCTGGCCGGCAGCTACCCGGCCGGTGCCACCCGGTACATCGAAAACAGCCTGCACGACGACCCCGGCTTCTCGCTGATCCGGTACTCGGCGGACACCACGCGCTGGTGGCGCGATGTGCCCGGCCCGGTGCGACGGACCTCGACGGGCCTCCAGGCCGTCCTCGATCCGCTGGGTGTCGAGGACGGCGTGGCCCAGTGCCTGTTCGCCGCGGATGGCAGATACGTGGGCATGCTCAATGTCAGCACCACCCGGAAGCGGTGCGACCGGCCGGCCGTCCGGGCTGTGATGACCTTGCTGGGCGAGTGTCTGGCGGCCGTTACCGACCCGCTGCTCGGGCCCCGCTCCTCCGGAGGTCCCGGCGGGCCCGGCGACGCCGTGGCCGGTTCCTGCGCCGTACTCGTGCCGCGGGACGCGGACACCGCCCCGGTCGTGCTGAGCGGCGAGCCCCTGCCCGGTCTGACCGACGCCGGCTCCCCGCTGGCGGCCCTGGTGCGGCGGACGGCCGCCCGGCGGGGGGCGCCGGCCACCGTGCTGGTGCCGTACCGGCAGTGGACCCTCGAACTGCACCTGACCCGCCAGGACGCCGGGACGGTCGCGGTGTGCCGTACCGTCGCCCGCCCCTCGGCGCTCTCCCCGCGCGAGCTGGAAGTACTGGCGGAGCTCACCCAGGGGCGGACCAACCGTGAGATCGCCGACCGGCTCTTCATCGGCCCGCGCACGGTCGCCACGCACATCGAGCACATCCTCACCAAGCTCGACGTCCCCAACCGTGCCGCCGCGGCGGGACGAGCCGTCGCCTGGGGCCTCGAACCGGCGTCCTGA
- a CDS encoding YhgE/Pip domain-containing protein — protein sequence MPSPQPSSALRSPRLWIGSGLILAVVSTLFALLYVGGNVDPKGNLRDLPVALVNSDRGADAGGKHTNLGDQIVSGIEKKAGDNRSTEWQVLSRQEADKRLGQGKVFGALVVPKDFTASVTGLTNPKQKQAVRPALTVLTNQSAGSIGSSMASQAAQKAAHAASAQIGKDLLDRAKSQGAKLAPAAQLMLADPATVEVADGHPVGSHSAMGLSAFYYALVLVVCGMLGANAISSQVDTALGYVHTDFGPFRQRMPVQHTSRVRTLAIGTVLMLGLSVVMGSLVQAATVGILDMDASHLGLLWLYSVGTIAVVGVSALALLSVFGTPGMLLSAIIFVAMAVPSSGATVPLQALPDFFRALAAFEPLRQITGGLRAILYYDAQADAGLTRAWISMGIALVVSVLFGFGVTRFYDRKGLHRIPHPASADSAEGDESAETTPAPATA from the coding sequence ATGCCTTCCCCTCAGCCCTCCTCCGCGCTCCGCAGCCCGCGGCTGTGGATCGGCTCGGGCCTCATCCTCGCGGTGGTCTCCACCTTGTTCGCCCTGCTCTATGTGGGTGGCAACGTGGACCCCAAGGGCAATCTGCGCGACCTGCCGGTCGCCCTGGTCAACAGCGACCGCGGCGCCGACGCGGGCGGCAAGCACACCAACCTCGGCGACCAGATCGTCTCCGGCATCGAGAAGAAGGCCGGGGACAACCGAAGCACCGAATGGCAGGTCCTCAGCCGGCAGGAAGCCGACAAGCGGCTGGGCCAGGGCAAGGTCTTCGGCGCGCTCGTCGTGCCGAAGGACTTCACCGCCTCGGTGACGGGGCTGACCAACCCGAAGCAGAAGCAGGCCGTCCGGCCGGCCCTGACGGTGCTGACCAACCAGTCGGCCGGCAGCATCGGTTCCTCCATGGCGAGCCAGGCGGCCCAGAAGGCCGCCCACGCCGCCTCCGCCCAGATCGGCAAGGACCTCCTCGACCGCGCGAAGAGCCAGGGGGCCAAGCTCGCTCCGGCCGCCCAGCTGATGCTCGCCGACCCCGCGACCGTGGAGGTCGCCGACGGCCACCCGGTCGGCTCGCACAGCGCCATGGGTCTGAGCGCCTTCTACTACGCGCTGGTCCTGGTCGTCTGCGGCATGCTCGGTGCCAACGCGATCAGCTCGCAGGTCGACACCGCCCTCGGCTATGTGCACACCGACTTCGGGCCCTTCCGTCAGCGCATGCCCGTCCAGCACACGAGCCGGGTGCGCACGCTGGCCATCGGCACCGTCCTCATGCTCGGCCTCTCGGTCGTCATGGGTTCGCTCGTCCAGGCCGCCACGGTCGGCATCCTCGACATGGACGCCTCCCATCTCGGTCTGCTCTGGCTCTACTCCGTGGGCACCATCGCGGTCGTCGGCGTGAGCGCGCTGGCACTGCTCTCCGTCTTCGGTACGCCCGGCATGCTGCTCTCGGCCATCATCTTCGTCGCCATGGCCGTCCCCTCGTCCGGCGCGACCGTCCCGCTGCAGGCACTGCCGGACTTCTTCCGCGCGCTCGCGGCGTTCGAGCCGCTGCGGCAGATCACCGGGGGCCTGCGCGCCATCCTCTACTACGACGCCCAGGCCGACGCCGGCCTCACCCGCGCCTGGATCTCCATGGGCATCGCCCTGGTCGTCTCCGTCCTCTTCGGCTTCGGCGTCACCCGCTTCTACGACCGCAAGGGCCTGCACCGCATCCCCCACCCTGCGTCCGCGGATTCCGCCGAGGGTGACGAGTCCGCCGAGACCACACCGGCACCTGCGACGGCCTGA
- a CDS encoding RICIN domain-containing protein gives MKSHYRLPGILAAAAATLVTSGIADASAAAPDSRPGPSGATAYGWVRNANSAHCLAVPGGSTENGIGLIQWGCGNWRDHYWQFEYAFNSGGRSYYRLRNLNSQQCLAVPGGSTNAGTQVIQWPCGTWKDHYWGVEYTNRGTRLVNWNSGQCLAIPGASRVQGEKAIQWPCGTWADHYWNI, from the coding sequence GCCGCAGCAACGCTCGTCACGTCGGGGATCGCCGACGCGTCCGCCGCGGCCCCGGACAGCAGGCCCGGCCCGAGCGGTGCCACCGCCTACGGCTGGGTACGCAACGCGAACAGCGCCCACTGCCTGGCCGTTCCCGGTGGCAGTACCGAGAACGGCATCGGGCTGATCCAGTGGGGCTGTGGCAACTGGCGGGATCACTACTGGCAGTTCGAGTACGCCTTCAACAGCGGAGGCCGTAGCTACTACCGCCTGCGAAACCTCAACAGCCAGCAGTGCCTCGCCGTACCGGGCGGCAGCACGAACGCGGGCACCCAGGTCATCCAGTGGCCCTGCGGCACCTGGAAGGACCACTACTGGGGCGTCGAGTACACCAACCGGGGCACGCGCCTGGTGAACTGGAACAGCGGCCAGTGCCTGGCCATCCCCGGGGCCAGCCGCGTTCAGGGGGAGAAGGCCATCCAATGGCCCTGCGGCACCTGGGCGGACCACTACTGGAACATCTGA
- a CDS encoding MerR family transcriptional regulator: MKISELSRRTGVPVASIKYFRREGLLPAGRATAATLAEYGEEHVQRLRLIKALTTLGGLSIAATRDVLATVDQAENTDKTLQAISYALPVPVTAASAGDADRDAAAESAAAADVMGLIAAMDWQVPGTSPHVRGLMTALRELRRLDADYRPERLVAYAELAHSIARLDLERAAAFDDSPALAEQAVIVLALSGPMLELLRRLAQEDQVRRRAAGGHPDAE; encoded by the coding sequence ATGAAGATCTCGGAGCTCAGCCGCAGGACCGGCGTGCCGGTCGCCAGCATCAAGTACTTCCGGCGGGAAGGCCTGCTGCCCGCCGGCAGGGCGACGGCTGCGACGCTGGCCGAGTACGGGGAGGAGCACGTCCAGCGCCTGCGGCTGATCAAGGCGCTCACCACCCTCGGCGGCCTGTCCATCGCCGCCACCCGCGACGTCCTGGCCACGGTCGACCAGGCCGAGAACACCGACAAGACCCTCCAGGCGATCAGCTACGCCCTGCCCGTCCCCGTCACGGCGGCCTCGGCCGGAGACGCCGACCGGGACGCGGCGGCCGAGTCGGCTGCCGCGGCGGACGTCATGGGCCTGATCGCGGCCATGGACTGGCAGGTCCCCGGCACCTCCCCCCACGTCCGGGGGCTGATGACCGCGCTCCGGGAGCTCAGGCGGCTCGACGCGGACTACCGGCCGGAAAGGCTCGTCGCCTACGCGGAACTGGCCCATTCCATCGCCCGCCTGGATCTCGAACGCGCGGCAGCCTTCGACGACTCGCCGGCCCTGGCCGAACAGGCGGTCATCGTCCTCGCCCTCTCCGGCCCCATGCTCGAACTGCTGCGACGGCTGGCCCAGGAGGACCAGGTCCGCCGCCGGGCCGCGGGCGGCCACCCCGACGCCGAGTGA